In Cicer arietinum cultivar CDC Frontier isolate Library 1 chromosome 7, Cicar.CDCFrontier_v2.0, whole genome shotgun sequence, the genomic window CTCCTAtgcaaaataaatttgatacgTATTGTTGCAGCAAACAAGAAAATGACAAAGAAGAttttcttgattttagtggCTTTGCTCCCATTCCAGACAAACTTGATACATGTTATTGTACCAAAAATCAAACACACAACAACATTGAAGAAAATTTTGAGGAGGAAGAGTTTAGTTTTGCATGCACCAATGTCCAAGGAACATCTATATTTGCCGATGAGATATTTGAAAATGGAAAAATACGACCAATATTccctaattttgataaatttaccctcttattgaatgcacaaaataatgaTGCATCACATCTTCGACCACCGTTAAAGAAGATTTTTGTTGAGATATCTGAAAATTCAAACTCGATATTGAGTGGTGTTTCAAAAGGACCTCATAATGAGCCCTTGAAAAATAGGACAATGGTTGAAATGAAGGCTGTGAATGAGAGTTACGAAAAAAGTAATTCCACAGGGTCCTCAAAGTTGTGGAGATTTCGACAAAACTTGAACCTTCGAAGTAACAGTGACCATAAGGATGCTTTTGTTTTATTGAATCCTTCAATGCCATCAACAACCAACAAGCAAAAGGTAGAAAACATTGTTGTCAAAAAGAGAAAGgaagatataaataaatctaCATTATCGGCTTACGAGAAGTTTTATGTCATaaacaaaatgaagaaaaatagcAACAAACGAAGATCGTTTTTGCCTTACAAGCACCATTTACTTGGGATCTTTACCAACATGAATGGATTGAGTAGGAACCTACACCCCTTTTGAGATTTAAATAACACGTTTTCTCTTATTGAGGCTTTATCTGATTATGATATAGGAAAACAATGTTGTGTACCAAACAATTAGGTGATTAGTAATAGGTTTAATTTTTCTCTTGATCAAAATCTAGAGTTTGCATGTGATAATGTAGATtggatttgtatttttaatgatACAATACaaggaaaagaaatagaaactttttattttatcaaactcgTTTCCAATCCACTAAAATTGAAAGGTCTCTTTTTGGAGCCTCATCCATAATTTGGAATAGAACATCTCAAAATTCCTATTTACAACATAGAATGTTCGATTGGATGACATTTGATGAGTTAGCCATTGCATATTACCAACTTGATGGCTCTATTCTCAATATGATTGAGTCATTAGCGTTAAGTGTTTCTGTTTTAAACAAGTTCTAAATCTCCGTGTCTACCTTTGCCTCTCTTCATATCCAAAAAGGAGAAGTAATAGTGGAcagataaaaagtaaattttctACTTCTTTGGCTTACGACCTATGTTTTTACAATGGGCTTATTtcgatattaaaaattaaaatttgctAAAGAGAgactaatgaaaatgaaaaCTAGAGACATCaaaaaacaagaaaacaaattttGTGGGAGAAAAGTTTGAAGGGGAAATAGATAAATTGGGCCTTATATAATccttttcattaatttattcaaacaaataacaatatttatatattattttgttgatgattacctactaaagaatatttttattcttaggTATGTTCCACAACAAGAAAATGTTATAAAGGCTGTAATATTTTCACGTTCTTTAAATGAAATGCATCGAGGTAATATGATAGAgtaaatttctcaaaataattttttataaataaatgttataaaatcaatttccaTACTAATTAGATGAAGATTCTTAATCCTTCGTTCGTGTCAAATGATTCGCTTTTCTCTTTTCAATCATCATATGTGTGAGAGTATAATGGAAAAATAAGAGTTTGttccttttaattttgaaaCCATGCACGAATAAAAATGTGATTTGGTGAGAATTGCCATGATATAGAGAGAGGAGTAGGATCGTAATGGTCGTCTTTTAAGGAGAAATCACATTATAATCCAAAAGATTTAGGAAAATTTACTTACCCTTATAATCCACTGTGAACAAGTGTGTAGACTATGACTCTTATGAACTCTACAAATATCACTTTGGAAATTAAGTGACATCcattttcaaagaaaaagagatgaattAATATTAGTGAAATATAAccattttatacaaaatattagaataattataaaaagtataCTTAATTTAGTTTGTTAACAAGTGCATTAACTTGTAGTGTTAAGAATCtatttcttttgtttataaatatacaaatttaaaaccATGGGTTGTTAAAATATATCTGCATGCTAAATTTCTTAtaaagaatttatttatttttacctttggaatatttattaaatatatattcaatgcGATGATAATTTGAGATTTATACTCTCACATAGTGAACTCAAAATCTTGCTTACAATTTACTTGTATTGTCTATATATAGTTACTTACAACAAAATACTAACTAATTAATATACTTAATGAGAAAAATATAGATTCGATATTTAGTTAATAAATATACAAAGTTAAAAGCATGGTTGTTACAATATCAATACATCTTAAATGcaatttctcaaattttataattattttattcattaaatatgACTTTAAAGAATTGATttgatgttaatttttttagtatatatattgataaattttgcgattaattttctttactaTCGTGAAgattttatacttttttatttattgagtaatataaattataaatattattttattttttgaaaattaatagtattttagtgtgaatattttgaaaataagatTTTAGCGTGAGTATTTtggaaatataatttagaaattatgagattaaaatgtggaatagaaatgtttataaggtgttgattgatttaattttcgataaatgggtgatatttgatattattatgatatttgatgCTAAATTAATTTTGTGCCTATGTTTAAATTGATGAGATTATGTGATGATAAAATTGATGAGTTTGGAACCTAGAAAGTATTgtctcaatgtcttcatcttctaaCATTTAGAAGAGTTCCTATTTCATGTCGAGTAGATTAGTTTTACCTTCTTGTACTTGCTTATATCCTTCGTAGTTGAGAACCAAAGTATTAAAGATGCTCTTAGTTGTTTCTTTGTTGCTACATTTCACTAGtagaaaattaagtttttaatacAGCTAGTTAAGTCGTTTACGTTTAATACAGTTATGTTGGCAACCGACTTAAGATAGAcggtaaaaataaaaagtaatatatcTCATCTTCCTATGTGTTTAAGTCGGTTGATTGGGTAAACGACTTAATAAAATGAGGCAAATTTGTTTAATGCGGATATATTGATAACCGACTTAAGACAgacattaaaaacataaaaaatctcGTATACTTAACATTGTATCTTCCTACCCTAACCTCTGCGCTATGAACCTCCACCTTTTATTCCCTAACCTGCATATCGTGAACACTTACAACCTCCTGACTTTCTTCTAACATCGACTTCACAACTTGTCGCCGTTTTATCTCACCACTTCATCAATTTGTTAAGACAGGTTTGATACTCAAGTTCGTGATCATTGAAcattaaactttatttatataGAGATATCATTGTGAgtaattttctataattttctGCCATTACAATTGTTGATAATTTACTATGCAAGTCATATAACAATAGTTGTTCACACTTTACGTTGCGAAAATGATTAGTATATATAAGCATAAATTCATTTCTAAAGAATAACACGCTTTTCACGTTTTGTAGTTTCACGCTCTGGAGTACAAGACATGAACTTTCATAGttacaacaaaaaatgaaaatgagaacATGGGTAGTGCCATGTTTGATAAAATGCCACAAAAGGTCTTCATGTAAGAGATGTTCATTTTGAGTTTATTGTTGATTGCATTAAATTGCCCCTAAAATTATTTGAGAGAGAGCTATATATTATGggaaaaaaaaggtaaaaaaaatgacaagCCAAACTCATTTGTTTAAAGTGTCTCTTTATCATTTTGTTTGAAGACTATAGATGAACTcatgatttgtattttttttcccgTTAAATTTTGCATTTTATTATTGAAGTATATGTTACAATATGTCTTTTCATCTTATgctttataattttcaaaaaaataataatgtgttttataagattttttttaagtcttttgGAAAATGCAAGAGATTTTTCCGATTTTATTCAACTAAATATATTAAGTTGTTGTTGACTAAATTCACGTgcttagtttttatttataaattataatgattaaTTATGATATTTCCTTCATATTTGAGTTGTTGAATgtgatatatttaattgatttgttgTGACATGTTGTCACGACCCAAAATTTAAATGTCGTgaccggcgcacaagctatactcctagcctagcaagcctatcaactaacttaacaatcaAACAACTAAACCGTtctctaaccatttcaaaaatatatatatactttttactcgaaatttcgacagagtatccctTGTAACTTCAACATCCCCAAATTTATAAATTCCCTGTTAAATTTTCAATTGAGTCACAATTAAAAGAACATAATCTAATTGTTTAATACACTTCAAAATAAAACTTCTAGACTCCAAAATAACTGCAAATTACATATTCTACATCTTCCATTTTGTATAATTTGTGTGTGAACAGATTTAgagaaaattgaatataaacatatttaattgtttattatagTCGTCATTGACAATTGCTTATTATTAACTATAAGGAGCCTAATGTAGTCTTTATATGTTCATTGAGAAAGAAGcaagataaaaatatatgtcacattgttgatttgtaagtatttaatttatttatattgttcataagtattgtaatatattttatagtacaattttaataactatttttattttgtagaacTTTCGAAGGTTATTATAGGTTGCTAGGTTTGAGAATTAAACCAGAGATAACATGAAGTTTTCCTATAGTGACTAGTTTACAAATGAATAaacttatttataatattataacagttttatgtatttaacatttttttgtgatttcaattttagAGTCAGAAACAAGCATCAAATTATGAGTGTGACTACTATGTCATGTTACATATGTTAAACATTGTAACAACTGGTATTGTTGATTCATGGAAACAAGTACGTAAATTTTTGTAAGTTGTtattgtttgtgttttttttatgttcgtataataaaaaattataagttgttattgattgtatttttttaatgttcttatatgataaaaaattaggatttaGCTGATATTGATTGTgcttttttttgtttagataTTTGATGACtcaacattatttcaatcaaatcaaattaaagaatttcaagaacgctgtgtggattttattttggaattaattgaaaaaaatgacaATGCTTGAATATATGTCTAGTGAACATTGttacattgtgattttgtaattttatggcttaattgcagttttggtcctcctattttagctgaatcgcaaaagtagtcccccaattttatttctccccagttttggtcccacaaacataattttagtccaaaatttgattaattttcattttttttttacgtttATTTAAAtcacaccatgcctcaagatctcgtggtgcaacaattgtacctgaaatctatgattataaatgatgtggtgtgacttaaaaaaaatgaaatttcatcaagttttggactaaaattctgtttgagagaCCAAAtctggggagaaataaaatggagggactacttatgtgattcagctaaaataggggggaccaaaactgcaattaagcctaatttTATTAATGGACATCTAAATCATTTTCTGTCTTgtcaaaaatagtaaaaaatgaGATACATCTTCTTTGTACTCTATATTGTGTATGAACTTctaatattgtatattttgattattagatggttatataaaattgtggttGCAAGTACAAAATTatgatttgaaatttaatacgaaatattgTACATATGTATGGAGCAGAagcataaaaacaaaataagattttttttaaaaaaatgattattttaattctatattttaagTTAGTTGATCAAAAGAATCgacttaaaaatatgatttattgaactgaatttatgatgtttaagtcAGTTAAGCTGAACCGACTTAACAGgacgaagctctgttaagtcggttcatgaaacgacttaaaaaataatatgtttattaagtcgtttgtTGTTAACTCAGACACAAAgctgacttaaaatgtacattttcaccgatttaaaaagataaaattccACTAGTATTTTTCAAACTCTTTGAAGGTGATATCATTCGTCATGAAAATTATGGCTTTATGATGCATTTCATATTGCTTCTTTTGTTTAGCGTTGAGATCGTTTCTGGATATTTCAACACCACCTGCATCTTTTGAAGCCTCATAGTCATCTTTGACTTTGTCATAGAGTTTAGGATCATGAGAGATGTAGAaacttttaagtttatttttacaGTACTCGAATATATCTCCATCAAAGAGAGGAGGTCTGTTAAAGTTTCCACCTGTAACTTCTTCACCACAGTTAGCcataataacatatttttacTCAAACATGGTTAAATGCTTAGCCAAATTGTCATGTCAATTGTAGAACGAGAAACATAAGAAATGAGatatttgaattgtgtttccttttttaaaaaagtttaacgTGACTAAGCTACAGTAAAGAAAACAAGACAaatgaacaaaaacaaaacaatataatATAGACGATGTATCCGAATTCACCACAAACACGATAATTATGTACAATTCCTTCGTTCGGAATGATTTAATCAATTGGTTATATTATTATTGGGTAATGGTTATACCCCTTCTTCTcctatttatattattaactgCTTATAAAGATGCAATAATGTAATTACAATAAAATCAAGAGTTATTGAATTACATTAGTTTCATGCTAATCAAATAGACCATTCTTTTTATAGGCATTTGGTTTGGTTGGTTGACTGGTTTAAGCCACTAGCAATTTTCTTGTGGTGAGAAATGTGACTAATATACGCGAGATCTTAAACTCAAACTAGCTTCATTGGTTTAGTAGTACATTAAGAAAAGTTTCATAtggtttaaaatatatataatatatttaatcccGTACAACAAAATTaacatgatttgatttctattttcAAGCTTATTTTTAGGGCaatgtttctttttaataagCACATTGTATAGGACTACAAAAGATACACAATCCATTACAAGAGAGCATAATTACCCATTTGCATGCAAGCTAAAGGGTTAATACCACATAGATAATGAGAGTGCAGAATTTTTACAAAGTTTACTTAAAAACCACAACCAAGATGTAGACTTAATAGGACAATGTATATATTGATATACCGTTTTGTGAGTAAAACTTTTGAGATTTCatgataataaaattgattcaaagttaaaaaaaaatatttaagtatattaaaatacaaatatgcattccaaacaaattattaataatacaaaaataatcaaattaaaaggaaatacaaaaaaattaagtttgaaAAGAGaggtaatgatgataataaataattttttttttatagaaaaatgcCAATTGCAGGTAGAGCCGTCAATAAAACCTCAAAGTCTCAAGCCCTCTTTAAAAAATCTCATACTAAACCCCTATTAATATTAGGGCtcttattgaaataatttttttaaggccCCGAtccattatttaattatttctaaattccaatgttttgttaattgagatatattttttgaatttttttttatattttatttttctcgaataaatatcaaaaaatattctcaagaaaatcaaaaatattttttttctcaaatcaaaaaaattttgagaaaaaaagattgtaaatattgttttataagaaaaaattaaaaatgtttttatcgAAAATTTTTTTTGAGGCCTTTTAAACTATAAAAGTTTTTGCCTCTCCAATATGTGGGTTGAGGACAATAATTAGTGGATTTGTGAAATTGACAGCTCTAACTAGGACTGACCAAAGATATTGAGAATCTTAAAGCGAATTTTAATATGAGTATTTTTAGAgcctaaaattatattttagtaaaaaaatatatattttagacatttagaatagaaaattatttattaaactaatataGTCAACtgtgcataatatttttttcaattgataataaaattaatatttattaagataatattaattttagataagattttattaattttatatttaaaaaaattaaaatatgagatatttttttattaagtataattttttttataaattttttattaagtaaagaGGTCTAAATCAATTATTTGGGTCACTTTGGATGCAATATATAACGAAAGCAAACATCACCTTGCATAAGGAATGTAAGGATAATGAAAATGTACAGAGAGATTacaaaaacagaaaacagagaagCTGTCCAAAAGGAGCAGGATACATAATCATAAGACCAAGCAAATACACATCTAAGACATAACATCAAACAgaacaattataaatatcatattCTACTCTCCAGGTTCTGCATTAATCTCCATTGGAGTAGAATCTTCCTCCTCATTTGTGGCTTCAGACTCATTTTCTTCAACAACAATTTGTTTTCCTTTGTCATCAGCCTGTAGCTCTTGAAGAGTTGTATTTCTGTTTGATGCAGTGTTGCTATGTTCCAAAATTTGATATGAAATGTATTTTagaagtaaatataaaataacataagtACACTAATgatataaaaacattttttatacaCCTACACAATGCTTGATTTAATCGAGtctaaaaatgtaattaattcaattcagtagatagttaatttaaattacagtCAAATCGTGATTAATTCAACGACGTGATTAATCACAATTTTCAATATACTCTAAAACAATTATCTATTTAACtgaaataattacattttttgaGTGATTAATTAAATGTCATATGCCTGTGAAAAATTAGGTGTTCgtgaaatatttttgaaaaaaatatgaacataattgACTCTTCACAGAACACGAAATATACCTTGATTCTCCTCTTTCGCGAGTACTCATAATTTGGTTTATCTTGTAAGCTTCCATAGTCTCCACGCCACCCATGTGCTCAATAGGCTAAggttgatttaatttaaattaaaaagtgaAAAGAATATGATAGAtgttttgatttctctattcaaaaataaataattcacatTATAAgtatgtaatttaaatttataataattaaattcaacggttaaattaataaaaattgatatatttaatctaaaatttaaaatacatacATCAGtctattgatttaatttattcttaTATTTATGATCAAAATCAGTTAAATATATCCTCTCTGTATAGTAAATTGATGATTACTAGGGCCGGCTATGAGTAGGGCTCACATCCCAATTGCCTAGAGCCTCGAACTTTTTAGACCCTAAacatttttctaaatattaatttgaaattgtatttaaatattatttatatctcaaataaaatagtttgaattcttcgtatttgtttttatttggaATCCAACTTTAAAAATTAGATTAAGACTTCAAAAATGTTTAAAACGATTTTAACGATCACCTAAAAGAAGTCaaatccataaaaaaaaaaaattgatgattaaAGATGATAGAATATCTCACCGTTATAGCCAAGCTTGACATTTGTGAGGCAGAACTCCCAAGTTGGTTACTCAAATGAGGGTTTGAAGAGGGAGTAGCAAGTGAAAGAGACAAAAGGGGATTGTTGCTTTCATCATGGTCTTGATTTGCATGATTCCTACAAAGTTCCAAAAGTCTATTTGCATTTTGTAGTTCAATCAAAGAGGAAGATACTTGTGAACCTAATTCCAATTGATATCCAAGTAAACCACTACTTGGGTATAATCTCCAAGCTCTACCTTCCAAGAGAATTGAATTTCCAGCAGCATGGCGTTGGTGTTTTTCAACCGATTGCATAAGCCttataatattgtttaatccGAAAATATAACAAGCACGATCAAAATCTTCATGTCTATCGATTGGAAAGTACTGCCCCATTTCACACTCTTGATTATGCCTTCTTCTTTGTTGACGGCACACAAGACATTCAATAACACGTGTGTTTCTATGACTCATGATTTGTATTTGGAATTTGGATACACAAATTGCTATGCACTCACTCTTTTTGGTTTAGATAGATATGCAAACACTCAcacacatataatatatttatagaggAATATAAATCAACATAATCTAGTTTAGTTACATACAAGCCATTCAAATATATGGAAAGAACATTAATTCTTTAACcgtatattatattaaattacttcataaaaaaaatcgGATTctgaaatttaattatttctttaaattaatagtGAATTTCCATCTATAAGTTTTATTTATGGTAAGTATACAATATCTAAACAGTTACAATGATTCATGAATGCCATATATTGTCAGTTTTTGACTTATAAAAGTtagggttaaataaattttttattttttattttttagttatgtTATGGTAAAAaagttacatttttatttgttataaaattattatatatgcagTTTTTGTGGTGTTGGAATGTTATCAAATAtctttgaatgattttttagttgtcatattaacaacattttaagtaactttttcacaaaaaataagtttaaaatttaatttttaggtcCATATTTTTATCTGAAGCTTTTaacatttaacaaatttatatttaattaatcacaagtcaaaaaatttaaaattttttgtataagaaattttataattctgtaaaatatttgcaaaaaaaaattctaaaatatatattccATATTCTAACAAAGACTACAAATgtgtgtaaaataattttataatgacTAAGAAtttattcaaacataaaatatatgataaCTAATGTTTTGGATCATtctatgtttttaattttttatttaaatacaaaatatgtttcagtaaaattatattagtttatatttttactgaattttaaaacaaatctcaaaattacaaatttataaacTTATTTGTATCAACACTAACATGTAATCACTAATAGCCGATGACTACCACTTTGACCAGTGGCAACTGCCACCACttttaatcattattataaaaattatcccttaatacacaaattatttttaaataaaaaaaaaactgatttttattattattgtggaTTTCAACAGAGGtacatatattaattaagaggtcaatcaaaatgaatttttattattattgttaaatatatttttaatttttataaaatattaaatttttggttttagttataattctttttcagcATTTTTAGTCTCcacaatatttttcataaatagtttttatctctataaaataaaatatatggaGGCTTTATTGGAATAATACAAAAAGTTTCAAATACGCTATAGATATTATAATAGAAATATCTGAAAAGGAgtttaaaattctatttcaaaatttaaatttttattattttgatttatcgaattttttctcataaaaatttCTACTTAATTCGTAATttgttaaaagataaaaaaaaattagtggaTGAGGTGATTATAATGTTCTAAGTGATTTCTCTAATCCGCCTTaccatgtttttttttctattattgaaaataattctACTATTTGGTCCAATGTGTGGTGACAATAATATTGGAGGAAAATACTATTTGGTCCATGATTTTGAACTGACGAGTTGTCAAGTTATTTTTTTGATGAGCAAATCTTAAGAAAAtccacaattttaattttttacaattttttcaaattaagtaattaaaaaatatattatttttattta contains:
- the LOC101506682 gene encoding LOB domain-containing protein 12-like, which encodes MSHRNTRVIECLVCRQQRRRHNQECEMGQYFPIDRHEDFDRACYIFGLNNIIRLMQSVEKHQRHAAGNSILLEGRAWRLYPSSGLLGYQLELGSQVSSSLIELQNANRLLELCRNHANQDHDESNNPLLSLSLATPSSNPHLSNQLGSSASQMSSLAITPIEHMGGVETMEAYKINQIMSTRERGESSNTASNRNTTLQELQADDKGKQIVVEENESEATNEEEDSTPMEINAEPGE
- the LOC101506358 gene encoding uncharacterized protein, giving the protein MHKTSSNIEILRVQALSILCMPHPFLEFEGFAPMQNKFDTYCCSKQENDKEDFLDFSGFAPIPDKLDTCYCTKNQTHNNIEENFEEEEFSFACTNVQGTSIFADEIFENGKIRPIFPNFDKFTLLLNAQNNDASHLRPPLKKIFVEISENSNSILSGVSKGPHNEPLKNRTMVEMKAVNESYEKSNSTGSSKLWRFRQNLNLRSNSDHKDAFVLLNPSMPSTTNKQKVENIVVKKRKEDINKSTLSAYEKFYVINKMKKNSNKRRSFLPYKHHLLGIFTNMNGLSRNLHPF